Sequence from the Aerococcus tenax genome:
ACTTTATTGATTATAAAGATACCGATTTGCTAAGTCGTTACGTTTCTGACAAGGGTAAAATCTTACCACGTCGCGTAACTGGTACCTGTGCTAAACACCAACGTACCTTAACTTCAGCAATCAAGCGTGCACGGATTATGGCCCTCTTGCCATTTACCGTTGCTGAATAATAAAATTTTAAAGGAGGCTGTGATAATCATCGCAGTCTTTTTTGTACTCTTTTCTGCTGAGCGGACGAAAGTTGCCCAAGCATGACTCTAATGCAGAAATAACTTATCAACACGTGGACAAAAAATAAAGATAATTTGTCTATTATAATTGACAAAATAAAAACATTCGATTATACTGTCGTATATTACTGACAGCGCTGTGAAATTGGTGAGGTGGATGATGAATCGCTTAAAATATTACCGCACACGGGCGGGATTATCGCAAAAATCTCTAGCTGAAGAGATCGGCGTGGCTCGTCAAACCGTAAATATGATTGAAAATGACCGTTATAACCCAAGTCTCGAGCTCTGCATTGCCTTAGCCAAAGCCTTAGATACTGACTTAAATGCTTTATTTTGGGAGAAAGATGATGATGATAAAGAAGAATAGCCTCTATATTCGTTTCTTGAAATTCTTTTATGGCGTCGAAGAGATGGATGAATACCGTCTTAGCCAATGTGAACGTATGGGGAACAAGAGTTTCATTTTTCTATGGTTTTGGGAAGCCATTTTATTCCTAATCGCCCTCTTTTTCTCAGCAGACCAGTCATTACTAGCCTTTAACTTCATGTTATGGGGATCATTTTTGGGGATAGCACTGACTATAGTCTATATTCTGATCTTTTCAATGAAATTAGGTATTATGGTAAAGGAAATTGATGCCTCTGACTACACGGCCAATAAAAAGCGGATACGGAAGAAAGTCACAAAGAGTTCCCTTATCTATGGGGTCATTCTTTTTCTTTTTCAGAGTTTAGGACAAAAGGTAAAAGAAGGTACCTTTCATTTTGGCATAAGAGAATGTGTTTTTCTTTTAGTAGCAATGGTCACATTTTACCTGATCATGTATTATATGAATATGCGCTTATTAAAGAAATACGAAGATTCTTAATCTGTAAATTGTCTCCCTGTGGATAAATGAAAAGTGGATAAATTATATAGGTCTAGCTTGTGAGCTAGCCCTTTTTTGTGGATAAGTGTTTCACGTGGAACAAAAAAACACAGTAGATTTTCACTTGTGGATAAATCTGTTAATAAAACGAATGTTCTAGCTTGAAACCTTGCTACTAAGGCCTTTGTCATTGTGGATAAGTGTTCGGCTTATAAGTGTTCTGCTAGGAATAAAACTATTTTCGATGGTCTTATCCACAAGTGGATATCATTTACTCACAGTGGATAGAGTTCAGAGTATTTTAATTATTAAGCTTGTGGATAAGCTATAAGATTGACTCAAAGGAAATCCGTCTAAGTTGAAACCTATTACCTATTTCATTCATCATTCATCGTCTAGTCTATGGCTAGGTGTATGTAATGGTTATTTCTGGATTGGGACTTCTTTATAACTTGACTATAATCTTTTTAGCTATTGTTTTGCTTATTTGTAGAGAACTTTCTTTATTACTTAGT
This genomic interval carries:
- the rpsR gene encoding 30S ribosomal protein S18 encodes the protein MAQNRRRGGRRRRKVCFFCANHMDFIDYKDTDLLSRYVSDKGKILPRRVTGTCAKHQRTLTSAIKRARIMALLPFTVAE
- a CDS encoding helix-turn-helix transcriptional regulator; the protein is MNRLKYYRTRAGLSQKSLAEEIGVARQTVNMIENDRYNPSLELCIALAKALDTDLNALFWEKDDDDKEE
- a CDS encoding DUF3278 domain-containing protein: MIKKNSLYIRFLKFFYGVEEMDEYRLSQCERMGNKSFIFLWFWEAILFLIALFFSADQSLLAFNFMLWGSFLGIALTIVYILIFSMKLGIMVKEIDASDYTANKKRIRKKVTKSSLIYGVILFLFQSLGQKVKEGTFHFGIRECVFLLVAMVTFYLIMYYMNMRLLKKYEDS